Proteins from a genomic interval of Desulfovibrio piger:
- the rfbF gene encoding glucose-1-phosphate cytidylyltransferase yields MKVIIMCGGKGTRLREETVIKPKPMVEIGGRPVLWHIMNIYARFGFKDFILPLGYKGEYIKQYFHDYNIRNTDFTVDLRSGAITPHPREIEDWRVTLCDTGQETLKGGRLKRVARYIDTDRFMVTYGDGVADIDIDKLIDFHMKSGTIGTFTGVRMPSRFGTVRTDENGKILSWEEKPVLNEYINCGFFVFKREFLDYLDEDESCDLEKEPLQRLAAEGQLSMYPHPGQWQCMDTLRDSIKLNELWDSGKAFWK; encoded by the coding sequence ATGAAAGTTATCATCATGTGCGGCGGCAAGGGCACCCGGCTGCGGGAAGAGACCGTCATCAAACCCAAGCCCATGGTCGAGATCGGCGGGCGGCCCGTACTCTGGCACATCATGAACATCTATGCCCGTTTCGGCTTCAAGGACTTCATCCTGCCCCTGGGCTACAAGGGCGAATACATCAAGCAGTATTTCCACGACTACAACATCCGCAACACGGATTTCACCGTGGACCTGCGCAGCGGCGCCATCACCCCCCATCCCCGCGAGATCGAGGACTGGCGCGTGACCCTGTGCGATACCGGCCAGGAGACCCTCAAGGGCGGCCGCCTGAAGCGCGTGGCCCGCTACATCGATACCGACCGCTTCATGGTCACCTATGGTGACGGCGTGGCCGACATCGACATCGACAAGCTCATCGACTTCCACATGAAGTCCGGCACCATCGGGACCTTCACCGGCGTGCGCATGCCCTCGCGTTTCGGCACCGTGCGCACCGACGAGAACGGCAAGATCCTGTCCTGGGAAGAGAAACCCGTGCTCAACGAGTACATCAACTGCGGCTTCTTCGTCTTCAAGCGCGAGTTCCTGGACTATCTGGACGAAGACGAATCCTGCGATCTGGAAAAAGAGCCCCTGCAGCGCCTGGCCGCCGAAGGCCAGCTCTCCATGTACCCGCATCCCGGACAGTGGCAGTGCATGGACACCCTGCGCGACTCCATCAAGCTCAACGAGCTGTGGGACAGCGGCAAGGCCTTCTGGAAATAG
- the tnpA gene encoding IS200/IS605 family transposase, with the protein MGTKAHSLAHTKWLCKYHIVFTPKYRRKIIFAQLRESIKEILQCLCKYKGVEILEGHLMPDHVHMLVSIPPKISVANFMGYLKGKSSLMIFDKHANLKYKFGNRKFWAEGYYVSTVGLNEATIKKYIQDQERHDIMRDKLTSREYQDPFKG; encoded by the coding sequence ATGGGAACCAAGGCTCATAGCCTAGCGCATACGAAATGGTTGTGCAAGTATCATATCGTCTTTACTCCAAAATATAGAAGAAAAATAATCTTCGCACAGCTCCGTGAAAGTATAAAAGAAATTCTGCAATGCCTCTGCAAATATAAAGGGGTTGAGATTCTGGAAGGGCATCTGATGCCGGATCATGTCCACATGCTGGTGTCCATTCCTCCTAAAATCAGTGTGGCAAATTTCATGGGCTACCTGAAAGGGAAAAGTTCGTTGATGATATTCGATAAGCACGCAAACCTTAAATATAAGTTTGGCAACAGAAAATTTTGGGCCGAAGGATATTATGTCAGTACGGTGGGGCTTAATGAGGCAACGATCAAAAAATATATCCAGGATCAGGAACGTCACGACATTATGAGAGACAAGCTGACATCACGCGAATATCAAGACCCCTTTAAGGGGTAG
- a CDS encoding Fe-S-containing hydro-lyase — protein MSDVKRIRAPFDEATARSLRAGDRVLITGTIIAARDAAHKRLVEALDRGEELPVDLDGAVIYYVGPSPARPGRAIGAAGPTTAGRMDAYTPTLLARGLRGMIGKGYRKPEVVEAMKRHGVPYLAAVGGAGALISQRIKKYTVLAYPDLGPEAVAALEVEDFPAIVVIDSTGDNYYETGQAPYRKL, from the coding sequence ATGTCCGATGTGAAACGTATCCGCGCCCCCTTCGACGAAGCCACGGCCCGTTCCCTGCGTGCCGGTGACCGGGTGCTCATCACGGGCACCATCATCGCCGCCCGCGATGCCGCCCACAAGCGCCTGGTGGAGGCCCTTGACCGGGGCGAAGAGCTGCCCGTGGATCTGGACGGGGCGGTCATCTATTATGTGGGCCCCAGTCCGGCCAGACCGGGCCGGGCCATCGGCGCGGCCGGGCCCACCACGGCCGGGCGCATGGACGCCTACACGCCCACCCTGCTGGCCCGGGGCCTGCGCGGCATGATCGGCAAGGGCTACCGCAAGCCCGAAGTGGTGGAAGCCATGAAGCGGCACGGCGTGCCCTATCTGGCGGCCGTGGGCGGTGCCGGGGCGCTCATCTCGCAGCGCATCAAGAAATACACGGTGCTGGCCTACCCCGACCTGGGCCCCGAAGCCGTGGCCGCGCTGGAAGTGGAAGACTTCCCGGCCATCGTGGTCATCGACAGCACCGGCGACAATTATTACGAGACCGGTCAGGCCCCCTACAGGAAGCTCTGA
- a CDS encoding fumarate hydratase — protein MREIDAATISAAVAKLAVQACCHLPADVRDAFRQRLDKEPSPVGRNILEQLLENADIAARDDIPICQDTGLAVVFAEVGQDVHITGGDFEAAIHEGVRRGYVDGYLRKSCVAEPLFERKNTGDNTPAVIHTRIVPGDGLTLRLAPKGAGSENKSVVKMLVPADGIEGVRKVVLDAVLAAGPNSCPPMVVGVGLGGTMEVAALCAKRAAARDLESRNPDPRYAAFEDELLELINRTGIGPQGLGGETTALKVHVEWAPTHIASLPVAVNINCHAARHAEVRL, from the coding sequence ATGCGAGAGATCGACGCCGCGACCATCAGTGCCGCCGTGGCAAAGCTGGCCGTGCAGGCCTGCTGTCATCTGCCCGCCGATGTCCGGGACGCGTTCCGGCAGCGGCTGGACAAAGAGCCTTCGCCCGTGGGGCGCAACATCCTGGAACAATTGCTGGAGAATGCGGACATCGCCGCGCGGGACGACATCCCCATCTGCCAGGACACCGGTCTGGCCGTGGTCTTTGCCGAGGTGGGGCAGGACGTGCACATCACGGGCGGCGATTTTGAAGCCGCCATCCACGAAGGCGTGCGCCGCGGCTATGTGGACGGCTATCTGCGCAAGTCCTGTGTGGCCGAGCCCCTGTTCGAGCGCAAGAACACCGGCGACAACACCCCGGCCGTCATCCACACCCGCATCGTGCCCGGCGACGGCCTGACCCTGCGTCTGGCCCCCAAGGGCGCCGGTTCCGAGAACAAGAGCGTGGTCAAGATGCTGGTGCCCGCCGACGGCATCGAAGGTGTGCGCAAGGTGGTGCTGGACGCCGTGCTGGCGGCCGGGCCCAATTCCTGCCCGCCCATGGTGGTGGGCGTGGGCCTGGGCGGCACCATGGAAGTGGCCGCCCTGTGCGCCAAGCGCGCCGCGGCCCGCGATCTGGAAAGCCGCAACCCCGATCCCCGCTACGCCGCCTTCGAGGACGAGCTGCTGGAGCTCATCAACCGCACGGGCATCGGCCCCCAGGGCCTGGGCGGCGAGACCACGGCCCTCAAGGTGCATGTGGAATGGGCCCCCACCCACATCGCCTCCCTGCCGGTGGCGGTCAACATCAACTGCCATGCGGCGCGTCACGCCGAAGTGCGTCTGTAG
- the trpB gene encoding tryptophan synthase subunit beta: MSKDIKAFCQPDSKGFFGAYGGQYVPDAIKARLDELDQAFKEALADPEFTREMQRLLLHFAGRPSPVFHCRNLSKKLGGAQIWLKREDLNHLGAHKVNNTIGQCLLAKRMGKTRVIAETGAGQHGVGTAASAALMGLECVICMGEVDVVRQHLNVTRMEMLGARVHTAMSGQRTLKEAVDEALEMWVNEPETFYVLGSAVGPHPYPLMVRHFQSVIGSEARAQMLEFAGRLPDVAMACVGGGSNAVGLFSGFVHDEGVRLIGVEPGGRGNGYGQHAASLCYGEPGVLHGFNSYMIKDEKGEAGEVYSISAGLDYPSVGPELAELKDAGRAEYVSITDEEALQAFYALSRNEGILPALESSHALAHAMKLAPTMDKDAIILVNLSGRGDKDVAQVADLVNSGAFVPAGD, from the coding sequence ATGAGCAAGGATATCAAAGCCTTCTGCCAGCCTGACAGCAAGGGCTTCTTCGGCGCGTATGGCGGCCAGTATGTGCCTGACGCCATCAAAGCCCGCCTGGACGAACTGGACCAGGCCTTCAAGGAGGCTCTGGCCGACCCCGAATTCACGCGCGAGATGCAGCGCCTGCTGCTGCATTTTGCCGGTCGTCCCAGCCCGGTCTTCCACTGCCGCAACCTCAGCAAGAAGCTGGGCGGCGCGCAGATCTGGCTCAAACGCGAAGACCTCAACCATCTGGGCGCCCACAAGGTCAACAATACCATCGGCCAGTGCCTGCTGGCCAAACGCATGGGCAAGACCCGCGTCATCGCCGAGACCGGCGCGGGCCAGCATGGCGTGGGCACCGCGGCCAGCGCCGCCCTCATGGGCCTGGAATGCGTCATCTGCATGGGCGAGGTGGACGTCGTCCGCCAGCACCTCAACGTGACCCGCATGGAGATGCTGGGCGCCCGCGTGCATACGGCCATGAGCGGCCAGCGCACCCTCAAGGAAGCCGTGGACGAGGCCCTGGAAATGTGGGTCAACGAACCCGAGACCTTCTATGTGCTGGGTTCCGCCGTGGGCCCGCACCCCTACCCGCTCATGGTGCGCCACTTCCAGTCCGTCATCGGCAGCGAGGCCCGCGCCCAGATGCTGGAATTTGCCGGTCGCCTGCCCGATGTGGCCATGGCCTGCGTGGGCGGCGGCTCCAATGCCGTGGGCCTGTTCTCCGGCTTCGTGCATGACGAGGGCGTGCGCCTCATCGGCGTGGAGCCCGGCGGCCGCGGCAACGGCTACGGCCAGCATGCGGCCTCGCTCTGCTACGGCGAGCCCGGCGTGCTGCACGGCTTCAATTCCTACATGATCAAGGACGAAAAGGGCGAGGCCGGCGAGGTCTACTCCATCTCCGCCGGTCTGGACTATCCTTCCGTGGGCCCCGAACTGGCCGAACTCAAGGATGCCGGTCGTGCCGAATACGTGAGCATCACCGATGAAGAGGCCCTGCAGGCTTTCTATGCCCTGTCGCGCAACGAGGGCATCCTGCCCGCGCTGGAATCCTCCCACGCGCTGGCCCATGCCATGAAACTGGCCCCCACCATGGACAAGGACGCCATCATCCTGGTGAACCTGTCCGGCCGCGGCGACAAGGACGTGGCCCAGGTGGCCGATCTGGTGAACAGCGGCGCCTTCGTGCCTGCCGGCGACTAA
- the thyX gene encoding FAD-dependent thymidylate synthase — MLDEKYTGNGKVVLLAGGGKIYTDIAARFVRSERSLEEIVASPYSRQIVRNILESGHRAALEFDFFLFGVEGYSRVTETQLVRKRLASYLIKSGRAELGGKRRFSVVYPASVRDFGAEVTLPDGHTTRLTGRDLADLTRQWYDAGLEAGLPEEDLRYLKPQATEFKAIIGMNAHALLDWFSIRCCRNAQHEIRHLAWQMLSLCRKAAPDLFQGAGPSCVHLGYCPENRLQNPKCRGRILTQEEALAILREHRGG; from the coding sequence ATGCTGGATGAAAAATATACCGGGAACGGCAAAGTGGTGCTGCTGGCCGGGGGCGGCAAGATCTACACGGACATCGCGGCGCGTTTCGTGCGCAGTGAGCGCAGCCTGGAAGAGATAGTGGCCTCGCCCTATTCCCGGCAGATCGTGCGCAATATCCTGGAAAGCGGGCATCGCGCCGCGCTGGAATTCGACTTTTTCCTTTTCGGCGTGGAAGGCTATTCCCGCGTGACCGAGACCCAGCTGGTGCGCAAGCGCCTGGCTTCCTACCTCATCAAGTCCGGTCGTGCGGAGCTGGGCGGCAAACGGCGTTTTTCCGTGGTCTATCCCGCCAGCGTGCGTGACTTCGGTGCCGAGGTGACCCTGCCTGACGGGCACACGACCCGTCTGACCGGCCGGGACCTGGCCGACCTGACCCGCCAGTGGTACGACGCCGGGCTGGAAGCCGGACTGCCGGAAGAAGACCTGCGCTACCTCAAGCCCCAGGCCACGGAGTTCAAGGCCATCATCGGCATGAACGCCCATGCCCTGCTGGACTGGTTCTCCATCCGCTGCTGCCGCAACGCCCAGCACGAGATCCGCCATCTGGCCTGGCAGATGCTTTCCCTGTGCCGCAAGGCCGCACCGGACCTGTTCCAGGGGGCCGGGCCCAGCTGTGTGCATCTGGGCTACTGCCCTGAGAATCGCCTGCAGAACCCCAAATGCCGCGGCCGTATCCTGACCCAGGAAGAAGCCCTGGCCATCCTGCGCGAGCACCGGGGCGGCTAG
- a CDS encoding Fur family transcriptional regulator, with translation MKEENKDRSELLAFLEFMSRKGLNTTAQRRIIADAFFELPGHHSLEEFYQHVQKLDPRIGQTTVYRTLKLLCDAGMATEIHFSDGITRYEVAAPDSHHDHIVCQSCGKIVEIYDPRIEKLQQELTKKHGFLLLRHVHILSGICADCQKKMQQ, from the coding sequence ATGAAAGAAGAAAACAAAGACCGATCAGAATTGCTGGCATTCCTGGAGTTCATGAGCCGCAAAGGCCTGAACACCACGGCCCAGAGGCGGATCATCGCCGATGCCTTTTTTGAGCTCCCCGGCCACCACTCGCTGGAGGAGTTCTATCAGCATGTCCAGAAACTGGACCCGCGCATCGGCCAGACCACCGTCTACCGGACGCTCAAACTCCTGTGTGATGCCGGTATGGCGACAGAGATCCACTTCAGCGACGGCATCACCCGCTACGAAGTGGCCGCTCCCGACAGTCATCACGACCATATCGTCTGCCAGTCCTGCGGCAAGATCGTGGAGATCTACGATCCCCGCATCGAAAAGCTGCAACAGGAGCTGACCAAGAAGCACGGCTTCCTGCTGCTGCGGCATGTGCACATCCTTTCCGGTATCTGCGCGGACTGCCAGAAAAAAATGCAGCAATGA
- a CDS encoding DMT family transporter, producing the protein MPISQKSLHVMLHLFLVYISWGSTYIGYKFSLGVAGPFLVGGSRMVIGGILLALFLMLTGRWIRPERKDWIHATWMGVFMVLLASGFLAKGQESVASSTAAVITGSTPITMLVAGWLFANEPRPRLLQWTGLATGTCGLVLLAYSQQNVGGVQQSSISGMIWVFTATLGWVAGTLLTRRFPFKTRLSSLQSCALLIFMGGLECLVVAFLDGEHHAIRYENIHWPVVVAFAWMCTGGSVIAYACYFWLLENVPIATAISYEYVVPVIGIFLGWLLGGEMLTWKMLLACAMTVGSVFFIMWHRETH; encoded by the coding sequence ATGCCTATTTCGCAAAAGTCCCTGCACGTCATGCTGCACCTTTTCCTGGTCTATATCTCGTGGGGATCCACCTATATCGGCTACAAATTCAGCCTTGGGGTGGCCGGGCCCTTTCTGGTAGGGGGCAGCCGCATGGTCATCGGCGGCATCCTCCTGGCATTGTTCCTGATGCTCACGGGGCGCTGGATACGGCCGGAGCGCAAGGACTGGATCCATGCCACCTGGATGGGCGTGTTCATGGTCCTGCTGGCAAGCGGCTTCCTGGCCAAGGGGCAGGAGAGCGTGGCTTCCTCCACGGCGGCGGTCATCACCGGCTCGACGCCCATCACCATGCTGGTGGCCGGCTGGCTGTTCGCCAATGAGCCTCGGCCGCGGCTGCTGCAATGGACGGGCTTGGCCACAGGGACCTGCGGCCTCGTGCTGCTGGCCTACAGTCAGCAAAATGTGGGCGGCGTACAGCAAAGCAGCATCTCCGGCATGATCTGGGTCTTCACGGCCACGCTCGGCTGGGTGGCCGGTACCCTCTTGACCCGCCGTTTTCCTTTCAAGACGCGGCTTTCCAGTTTGCAATCTTGCGCACTGCTCATCTTTATGGGCGGCCTGGAATGCCTTGTGGTCGCCTTTCTGGATGGCGAGCATCATGCGATCCGCTATGAAAATATCCACTGGCCTGTGGTCGTGGCCTTTGCCTGGATGTGCACCGGTGGCTCGGTCATCGCCTATGCCTGCTATTTCTGGCTGCTGGAGAATGTACCCATCGCCACGGCCATTTCCTATGAATATGTAGTGCCTGTCATCGGCATCTTTCTGGGGTGGCTGCTGGGGGGCGAGATGCTGACCTGGAAGATGCTCCTGGCCTGCGCCATGACGGTAGGCTCGGTCTTCTTTATCATGTGGCATCGCGAAACGCATTGA
- the thiC gene encoding phosphomethylpyrimidine synthase ThiC: protein MSSILSRNAALRGLLDQHLAALSQEEGLAPETITSAIEAGSMVLLGNPAHAGLAPIVVGQPSRIKVNANIGTSPLCNCLHTEKRKLAVALEAGADTVMDLSIAGDLDAIRTGMLAACPRPLGTVPMYSVGQQILDNDRDIASMQPDDLFAEIEKQARQGVDFMTVHCGLTKRGAEMAVKQDRVMGVVSRGGSMLARWMLENGKENPLLEYFDRLIDVCRQFNVTLSLGDGLRPGAGVDAGDAAQWEEVITLGRLAKYALEQGVQCMIEGPGHVPMNQVRTQIQGIKRLTNNAPLYVLGPLCCDSAPGYDHIAGAIGGALGVEAGVDFLCYLTPAEHLTLPNEEDVRAGVMASRVAAHVGEVALGRERAVRREATMNAGRKALDWDMMREAALDPQQLDKRREDHKHEDVCAMCGKFCAVKMLKDQKKD from the coding sequence ATGTCTTCCATCCTCTCCCGTAACGCCGCCCTGCGCGGCCTTCTCGACCAGCATCTGGCCGCCCTTTCCCAGGAAGAGGGCCTTGCCCCTGAAACCATCACCAGCGCCATCGAAGCCGGCAGCATGGTCCTGCTGGGCAATCCCGCCCACGCGGGCCTGGCGCCCATCGTCGTGGGCCAGCCTTCCCGCATCAAGGTCAACGCCAATATCGGCACCTCGCCGCTGTGCAACTGTCTGCACACCGAAAAACGCAAGCTGGCCGTGGCCCTGGAAGCCGGGGCCGATACGGTCATGGATCTTTCCATCGCCGGTGATCTGGATGCCATCCGTACCGGCATGCTGGCTGCCTGCCCGCGCCCGCTGGGCACGGTGCCCATGTATTCCGTGGGCCAGCAGATCCTGGACAATGACCGGGACATCGCCAGCATGCAGCCTGACGACCTGTTCGCCGAGATCGAAAAACAGGCCCGCCAGGGCGTGGACTTCATGACCGTGCACTGCGGTCTGACCAAGCGCGGCGCGGAAATGGCCGTCAAGCAGGACCGCGTCATGGGCGTCGTCTCCCGTGGCGGCTCCATGCTGGCCCGCTGGATGCTGGAAAACGGCAAAGAAAATCCCCTGCTGGAATATTTCGACCGTCTCATCGACGTGTGCCGCCAGTTCAACGTCACCCTGTCCCTGGGCGACGGCCTGCGCCCCGGTGCCGGTGTGGATGCCGGTGATGCCGCCCAGTGGGAAGAAGTCATCACCCTGGGCCGTCTGGCCAAGTATGCTCTGGAACAGGGCGTGCAGTGCATGATCGAAGGCCCCGGCCATGTGCCCATGAATCAGGTCCGCACCCAGATCCAGGGCATCAAGCGCCTGACCAACAACGCTCCCCTCTATGTCCTCGGCCCCTTGTGCTGCGACAGCGCCCCGGGCTACGACCATATCGCCGGTGCCATCGGCGGCGCCCTGGGCGTGGAAGCCGGTGTGGACTTCCTCTGCTATCTGACCCCGGCCGAACATCTGACCCTGCCCAATGAAGAAGATGTCCGCGCCGGTGTCATGGCCTCGCGCGTGGCTGCCCATGTGGGCGAAGTAGCCCTGGGCCGCGAACGTGCCGTGCGCCGCGAAGCCACCATGAACGCCGGCCGTAAGGCCCTGGACTGGGACATGATGCGCGAAGCCGCTCTTGATCCCCAGCAGCTGGACAAGCGCCGCGAAGACCACAAGCATGAAGATGTCTGCGCCATGTGCGGCAAATTCTGCGCCGTGAAGATGCTCAAGGACCAGAAAAAAGACTAG
- a CDS encoding TrkH family potassium uptake protein — MQRKRYLTPLTWPAISFAAMILLGTLALCLPVCHGEGASLSVVDAAFLSTSAVCVTGLSPVDISQVLSPVGQGVMLVLIQVGGLGVMTYTSLIFLLWRKQVPFTSREAVSQALLGGDFNMGQFLLQVVCIVLGVELLAALVLFLHDPVFFSPFSALFHAVSAFCNAGFALAPDNMVAFREDGLVCTVICICIVLGGIGFGVLRECLGILSRGRLAPVTRLSRLSRLVINTSLFLIVAGALLIFVVEWRRAGNEDLVGDGLHLFLISLFHSISARTAGFNMVDMANWSHASLMVLMVLMFIGGGPGSCAGGIKIVTFRLLVGYVVAQVRGDRQIVFHKRGVPPENLTRALTLFLLYTLSIFFSVFLLTITENGILHRVEGQSMAFVNLLFEVVSAQGTVGLSVNLTPQLTSEGKCILIFNMFAGRVGLLSLLLALRSLQPKKAYAYAESQLPVG, encoded by the coding sequence ATGCAGCGTAAACGTTATCTCACTCCCCTGACATGGCCGGCCATCTCCTTTGCGGCCATGATCCTGCTGGGGACACTGGCCCTGTGCCTGCCCGTCTGTCATGGCGAAGGAGCTTCCCTCTCCGTGGTGGATGCTGCGTTCCTGTCTACTTCCGCAGTCTGTGTGACCGGCCTGTCCCCGGTGGACATCAGCCAGGTGCTGAGCCCTGTGGGACAGGGCGTGATGCTGGTCCTCATCCAGGTGGGCGGTCTGGGCGTCATGACCTATACCAGCCTGATCTTTCTCCTGTGGCGCAAGCAGGTGCCCTTCACCAGCCGCGAGGCCGTGAGCCAGGCCCTGCTGGGCGGGGATTTCAATATGGGGCAGTTCCTCCTGCAGGTCGTGTGCATCGTCCTGGGCGTGGAGCTGCTGGCCGCGCTGGTGCTGTTCCTGCATGATCCGGTGTTCTTTTCTCCCTTCAGTGCCCTGTTCCATGCGGTCTCGGCCTTCTGCAACGCCGGTTTCGCTCTGGCGCCGGACAATATGGTCGCCTTCCGGGAAGACGGCCTGGTCTGCACGGTCATCTGCATCTGCATCGTCCTGGGGGGCATCGGTTTCGGCGTGCTGCGGGAATGCCTGGGCATCCTGAGCCGGGGGCGTCTGGCACCGGTGACGCGTCTGAGCCGTCTGAGCCGCCTGGTCATCAATACCAGCCTGTTCCTCATCGTGGCCGGGGCGCTGCTGATCTTCGTGGTGGAGTGGCGTCGCGCCGGCAACGAGGATCTGGTGGGGGACGGCCTCCATCTGTTCCTGATCTCGCTGTTCCACTCCATCTCCGCCCGAACCGCCGGTTTCAATATGGTGGACATGGCCAACTGGAGCCACGCGAGCCTGATGGTCCTGATGGTCCTGATGTTCATCGGCGGCGGACCGGGGTCGTGCGCCGGCGGTATCAAGATCGTGACCTTCCGCCTGCTGGTGGGCTATGTGGTGGCCCAGGTGCGCGGGGATCGCCAGATCGTTTTCCACAAGCGGGGCGTGCCGCCGGAGAACCTGACGCGGGCCCTGACGCTCTTTTTGCTGTATACGCTGAGCATCTTCTTTTCCGTTTTTTTGCTGACCATCACGGAAAACGGCATCCTGCACCGGGTCGAGGGACAAAGCATGGCCTTCGTCAATTTGCTGTTCGAGGTGGTCTCGGCGCAGGGCACCGTGGGGCTGAGCGTGAACCTGACTCCGCAGCTGACCAGTGAAGGCAAGTGCATCCTGATATTCAACATGTTCGCCGGTCGTGTGGGGCTGCTCTCCCTGCTGCTGGCCCTGCGCAGCCTGCAGCCCAAAAAGGCCTATGCCTACGCGGAAAGCCAGCTGCCCGTGGGGTAA
- a CDS encoding potassium channel family protein, with amino-acid sequence MAEKTLEIGIIGLGKFGLRMATTLASMGHTVIGIDMSDARVQLAEELLDTVYKADATSLSVLRSLHVQDLDWVVISVGEGVEQSLSITLNVQELGGPKIWVKASNEEHKKILQRLHVDRAIVPEMEAAVMAAHQLCHPGMLDLIPKYGGIAIQELRVDNWHGRTLVDLNLIQSFGVMVMGIRPAGERAFQFVPPALTVLHKGDTLVVAGRADAVRKLEP; translated from the coding sequence ATGGCAGAGAAAACTTTGGAAATCGGCATCATCGGTCTGGGGAAATTCGGCCTGCGCATGGCCACGACTCTGGCTTCCATGGGCCATACGGTCATCGGCATCGACATGTCCGATGCCCGTGTGCAGCTGGCCGAAGAGCTGCTGGATACGGTCTACAAGGCCGACGCCACCAGTCTGAGCGTCCTGCGCTCCCTGCATGTGCAGGATCTGGACTGGGTGGTCATCAGCGTGGGCGAAGGGGTGGAACAGTCCCTGAGCATCACGCTCAACGTCCAGGAGCTGGGCGGCCCCAAGATCTGGGTCAAGGCCTCCAACGAGGAACACAAAAAGATCCTGCAGCGCCTGCATGTGGACAGGGCCATCGTGCCCGAGATGGAAGCCGCCGTCATGGCCGCGCACCAGCTGTGCCATCCGGGCATGCTGGACCTGATCCCCAAATACGGCGGCATCGCCATCCAGGAGCTGCGCGTCGACAACTGGCACGGGCGCACGCTGGTGGACCTGAACCTGATCCAGTCCTTCGGGGTCATGGTCATGGGCATCCGTCCGGCAGGCGAGCGCGCTTTCCAGTTCGTCCCGCCGGCGCTCACCGTGCTGCACAAGGGCGACACGCTGGTGGTGGCCGGCCGGGCCGATGCCGTGCGCAAACTTGAGCCGTAA
- the tnpA gene encoding IS200/IS605 family transposase: MGTKAHSLAHTKWLCKYHIVFTPKYRRKIIFAQLRESIKEILQCLCKYKGVEILEGHLMPDHVHMLVSIPPKISVANFMGYLKGKSSLMIFDKHANLKYKFGNRKFWAEGYYVSTVGLNEATIKK, encoded by the coding sequence ATGGGAACCAAGGCTCATAGCCTAGCGCATACGAAATGGTTGTGCAAGTATCATATCGTCTTTACTCCAAAATATAGAAGAAAAATAATCTTCGCACAGCTCCGTGAAAGTATAAAAGAAATTCTGCAATGCCTCTGCAAATATAAAGGGGTTGAGATTCTGGAAGGGCATCTGATGCCGGATCATGTCCACATGCTGGTGTCCATTCCTCCTAAAATCAGTGTGGCAAATTTCATGGGCTACCTGAAAGGGAAAAGTTCGTTGATGATATTCGATAAGCACGCAAACCTTAAATATAAGTTTGGCAACAGAAAATTTTGGGCCGAAGGATATTATGTCAGTACGGTGGGGCTTAATGAGGCAACGATCAAAAAATGA
- a CDS encoding IS1 family transposase (programmed frameshift), which translates to MQYCPKCASERIVKNGRHLERQRFRCKDCGFQFTRDTPRGRPATEKAMAILLYTLGLSFNAIACIYGVATSTVMRWVRDFAEKTYEKPSPGEAVIIELDEMWHYLHFKKNKLWLWKAYCRDTGQLIDWECGNRDQSTLARLMARLRRWSVWFFCTDNWKVYPREIPEDDLIQGKRGTVRIERNNARQRHWFARFKRKSQVVSRSLRMVDLTISLFARFHVNGQREDILSFF; encoded by the exons ATGCAATACTGTCCAAAATGTGCGTCAGAGCGGATTGTGAAGAATGGAAGACACTTGGAGCGTCAGAGATTTCGCTGCAAAGACTGCGGTTTTCAATTTACCCGTGACACTCCCAGAGGACGACCGGCAACGGAAAAGGCAATGGCCATCCTGCTTTATACTTTGGGCCTTTCGTTTAATGCCATAGCATGTATTTATGGAGTTGCAACATCGACCGTCATGCGTTGGGTCCGGGATTTCGCTGAAAAAACTTATGAAAAGCCTTCTCCTGGGGAAGCTGTCATCATAGAACTTGATGAGATGTGGCACTATTTGCATT TCAAAAAAAACAAACTATGGCTCTGGAAAGCTTATTGTCGCGATACCGGTCAACTCATTGACTGGGAATGTGGCAATCGTGACCAAAGCACTCTTGCAAGATTGATGGCAAGGCTTCGCCGTTGGTCTGTCTGGTTCTTCTGTACCGACAACTGGAAAGTATATCCACGGGAAATACCCGAGGACGACCTCATTCAAGGAAAACGGGGAACCGTGCGAATTGAGCGAAATAATGCCCGCCAAAGACACTGGTTTGCCCGTTTCAAACGTAAATCTCAGGTGGTTTCAAGGTCCTTGCGAATGGTTGATCTCACAATATCTCTCTTTGCCAGATTTCATGTGAACGGGCAAAGAGAAGATATTTTATCATTCTTTTAG